The following proteins are co-located in the Clavibacter capsici genome:
- a CDS encoding glycosyltransferase, which translates to MLLTAGTRGDVEPFAALARHAASRGHEVRLALPDDGVAPEGVDCVRLDLDVRRVLTPAGRSPWAIAYHLRTEVRPAMRRTIVAAVRETVAFDPDLVVHHPLILSAPLVADALGVPRVLVEFAPVATPSARFPAAGGPTATRDLGARNRSTYAVPRAVARLFDGDVRRAADELPSGRRPAVRSPSVATLMAASPALLPRPDDWPERVHQTGAWYDEAPAASLDGALGDFLAAGPYLVASFGSMAKGDASARGRAIVTAARVHGLRVLVLTGWGGLALPAECRGPDVLAVRSAPFDQVLPGAALAVHHGGAGTSHAVARAGVPAVVVPFMADQPFWAAQLHRQGMAAAPIPLRRLSADSLVPAMGDALSRGERAAEVGGLMRRERGVRQAVDVLESL; encoded by the coding sequence ATGCTGCTCACCGCCGGCACCCGAGGCGATGTGGAGCCCTTCGCCGCCCTCGCGCGACACGCCGCATCCCGCGGTCACGAGGTGCGGCTCGCCCTGCCCGACGACGGGGTCGCGCCCGAGGGCGTCGACTGCGTGCGCCTCGACCTGGACGTGCGGCGGGTGCTCACCCCGGCCGGCCGCAGCCCCTGGGCCATCGCGTACCACCTGCGCACGGAGGTGCGGCCCGCGATGCGGCGGACCATCGTCGCCGCGGTGCGGGAGACGGTCGCCTTCGACCCCGACCTGGTGGTGCACCACCCGCTGATCCTCAGCGCGCCCCTGGTGGCGGATGCGCTCGGCGTGCCCCGCGTGCTGGTGGAGTTCGCCCCGGTGGCCACCCCCAGCGCGCGCTTCCCCGCCGCCGGCGGTCCCACGGCCACCCGCGACCTCGGGGCGCGCAACCGGTCCACCTACGCGGTGCCGCGCGCCGTCGCGCGCCTCTTCGACGGCGACGTGAGGCGCGCCGCGGACGAGCTGCCGAGCGGTCGTCGTCCGGCCGTCCGTTCGCCGTCGGTCGCGACGCTCATGGCGGCCAGTCCCGCTCTGCTGCCGCGTCCCGACGACTGGCCGGAGCGGGTGCACCAGACGGGAGCCTGGTACGACGAGGCGCCCGCGGCGTCCCTTGACGGGGCCCTGGGCGACTTCCTGGCCGCAGGCCCCTACCTCGTCGCCTCGTTCGGATCCATGGCGAAGGGCGACGCGTCGGCCCGCGGGCGCGCGATCGTCACGGCCGCCCGCGTCCACGGCCTGCGCGTGCTGGTCCTCACCGGGTGGGGCGGGCTCGCGCTGCCGGCGGAGTGCCGCGGCCCCGACGTGCTCGCGGTGCGGTCGGCGCCGTTCGACCAGGTGCTGCCGGGCGCGGCGCTCGCCGTGCACCACGGCGGGGCGGGGACCTCGCACGCCGTCGCCCGGGCGGGCGTGCCCGCGGTCGTCGTGCCCTTCATGGCGGACCAGCCGTTCTGGGCCGCCCAGCTGCACCGGCAGGGCATGGCCGCCGCCCCGATCCCGCTGCGCCGGCTGTCGGCGGACTCCCTCGTTCCCGCGATGGGCGACGCCCTCTCCCGCGGGGAGCGGGCGGCCGAGGTGGGCGGGCTCATGCGGCGGGAGCGCGGGGTGCGGCAGGCGGTCGACGTGCTCGAGTCCCTCTGA
- a CDS encoding UbiA family prenyltransferase, with translation MTDGSETISGAAPSGIGAAVRRLVLISRPVLWINTIGSGLVAVWLTGALFDLRALPLILWLTLPFNLLIYGVNDIYDQDTDAANPRKGSIEGARIRPSEVRLIAWGVAALNVPFLVCFLLVLPPLANAAILLYAGVFVFYSAPPLRFKARPFLDSLSNAAYALPLVIVPAALGVAPVWPAALGLMAWSVAKHAFDAVQDIEEDRDAGITTTAVRLGPRGTALWSGAWWLVSAALFAVVSVPVAAVDLLIAGILVVRLLRDPTPATGHRLYRLSVAFPYIAGTLAGVLLMVAIVIGGYP, from the coding sequence GTGACGGATGGCAGCGAGACGATCTCCGGGGCCGCGCCGTCGGGGATCGGCGCGGCCGTGCGCCGCCTCGTGCTCATCTCGCGCCCGGTGCTCTGGATCAACACCATCGGGTCCGGCCTCGTGGCCGTGTGGCTCACCGGCGCGCTGTTCGACCTGCGGGCCCTGCCGCTGATCCTGTGGCTCACGCTGCCGTTCAACCTGCTCATCTACGGCGTCAACGACATCTACGACCAGGACACGGACGCGGCCAACCCCCGCAAGGGCTCCATCGAGGGCGCCCGGATCCGGCCGTCGGAGGTCCGGCTCATCGCCTGGGGTGTCGCCGCGCTCAACGTCCCCTTCCTCGTGTGCTTCCTGCTGGTGCTGCCGCCGCTCGCGAACGCGGCGATCCTGCTCTACGCGGGCGTGTTCGTCTTCTACTCCGCGCCCCCGCTGCGCTTCAAGGCGCGGCCCTTCCTCGACTCGCTGAGCAACGCCGCCTACGCGCTTCCCCTCGTGATCGTGCCGGCGGCCCTCGGGGTGGCGCCGGTCTGGCCCGCCGCCCTGGGCCTCATGGCCTGGAGCGTGGCCAAGCACGCGTTCGACGCGGTGCAGGACATCGAGGAGGACCGTGACGCGGGCATCACCACCACCGCGGTGCGGCTCGGCCCGCGCGGGACAGCCCTGTGGAGCGGGGCCTGGTGGCTCGTCTCCGCGGCGCTGTTCGCCGTGGTGAGCGTGCCCGTCGCGGCCGTCGACCTGCTGATCGCCGGGATCCTCGTGGTGCGCCTGCTGCGCGACCCGACGCCGGCGACCGGTCACCGCCTCTACCGCCTGTCGGTCGCGTTCCCGTACATCGCGGGGACGCTGGCCGGGGTGCTCCTGATGGTCGCGATCGTGATCGGAGGGTACCCATGA